A part of Halodesulfovibrio marinisediminis DSM 17456 genomic DNA contains:
- a CDS encoding precorrin-8X methylmutase: MTKTELQPFFSPSNIEQRSFEIIDSEVPEPRPFVNNEWVIARRLIHTTADFDLLNHIIFHPEAIEAGVNAIKSGCTIFTDTEMARSGIPVRRTEPFGCTTQCLLNRPDVVQKAQETGSTRAQAAMDAATPEIGGSIMAIGNAPTALIRLMQHLENGGTAPALIVGMPVGFVNAAESKEILLAQSTVPYITIRGRKGGSPLAAAAVNALAILAATS, translated from the coding sequence ATGACTAAGACTGAATTGCAGCCATTTTTTTCTCCAAGCAACATTGAACAACGCTCTTTTGAGATCATCGACAGCGAAGTGCCTGAACCACGTCCTTTTGTTAATAACGAATGGGTGATCGCCAGACGCTTAATCCATACCACGGCAGACTTTGATTTGCTGAACCATATCATCTTCCACCCTGAAGCCATTGAGGCGGGTGTAAATGCGATCAAAAGCGGCTGCACCATTTTTACCGATACCGAAATGGCTCGTTCGGGTATTCCAGTGCGACGCACAGAGCCGTTCGGGTGTACCACCCAATGCCTGCTCAACCGTCCAGACGTAGTACAAAAGGCACAGGAAACCGGCTCTACCCGTGCACAAGCTGCAATGGATGCAGCAACACCTGAAATCGGCGGTTCCATCATGGCCATCGGCAATGCACCAACCGCATTAATTCGCCTTATGCAGCACCTTGAAAACGGCGGAACCGCTCCTGCACTTATCGTCGGCATGCCTGTTGGATTCGTTAATGCTGCCGAATCCAAAGAAATACTTCTTGCACAATCTACTGTTCCTTATATAACCATTCGCGGACGAAAAGGCGGATCCCCACTTGCAGCAGCAGCAGTAAATGCTCTGGCTATCCTTGCCGCCACCTCATAA
- a CDS encoding cobyrinate a,c-diamide synthase — MAKTIVIGGTQSGSGKTLVSLAIMAALTRRGLHVQPFKCGPDFIDPGLHKAVTGNNSINLDGWMLPKGANIATYNNAMSPKKGTSPDIAVIEGVMGLFDGASGSEDSGSTAQIAKWLDAHVLLVIDGRSMARSFAAIAHGFTTLDPDLTFAGCIANRVGSPNHVSLIREAMQTYCPEILLAGCLPRNDDITLPSRHLGLVTAEEGVLNSDRIAALADWANDNIDFDHLLSQLPEHHFSPIETCKNKDSSATPVRIAVATDAAFCFCYPDNLRLLEENGAEIIHFSPLKDSSLPEKIDGLYLPGGYPELYAERLSLNASMRSAIRDFSQSGRPVYAECGGFMYLAQEIRTETATYPMCNVFDVHCTMDKRHRALGYREIKTTANSILGSKNTTARGHEFHYSFAKETTAHNSLYTVTDRKGIETSTSGYATRNTVGSYVHLHFASQPSVAKAIVDACIRTRTLHD; from the coding sequence ATGGCAAAAACCATTGTAATTGGCGGCACACAAAGCGGCAGCGGTAAGACATTAGTCAGCCTTGCTATAATGGCAGCGCTCACACGTCGAGGGCTACATGTACAGCCGTTCAAATGTGGTCCAGACTTTATTGATCCAGGCCTGCACAAAGCCGTTACTGGCAACAACAGTATAAATCTTGACGGGTGGATGCTTCCCAAGGGAGCAAACATAGCCACTTACAACAACGCCATGTCCCCTAAAAAAGGAACATCTCCTGATATCGCAGTTATTGAAGGTGTCATGGGGCTTTTTGATGGAGCCAGCGGCAGTGAAGATTCCGGCTCCACAGCACAGATCGCCAAATGGCTTGATGCGCATGTATTACTCGTTATCGACGGGCGTTCCATGGCACGATCGTTCGCAGCAATTGCCCACGGCTTTACAACTCTTGATCCTGACCTTACGTTCGCAGGATGTATTGCAAACAGGGTTGGCAGCCCAAACCATGTGTCCCTTATCCGCGAAGCTATGCAAACCTACTGCCCTGAAATTCTGCTTGCCGGATGTCTGCCGCGTAATGACGATATCACACTCCCATCGCGTCATCTGGGGCTCGTCACAGCAGAAGAAGGGGTCCTCAACTCTGATCGCATTGCAGCTCTTGCAGACTGGGCAAATGATAATATTGATTTCGACCACCTGCTTTCTCAGCTGCCTGAACACCATTTCTCACCTATCGAGACATGCAAGAATAAAGACAGTTCCGCAACGCCAGTTCGAATTGCAGTAGCAACCGATGCCGCTTTTTGTTTTTGCTATCCAGACAACCTGCGGCTGCTCGAAGAAAACGGAGCTGAAATAATCCACTTTTCACCACTCAAGGACTCATCACTTCCAGAAAAAATTGACGGACTGTACTTGCCCGGCGGTTATCCGGAATTATATGCAGAACGTCTAAGCCTAAACGCTTCAATGCGTTCTGCCATCCGCGATTTCTCCCAATCCGGAAGACCAGTCTACGCAGAATGTGGCGGTTTCATGTACCTCGCACAAGAAATCAGAACAGAAACTGCTACATACCCTATGTGCAATGTATTCGACGTACACTGTACAATGGATAAGCGGCATAGAGCACTAGGTTACCGAGAGATAAAAACAACAGCCAATTCCATTTTAGGCAGTAAAAACACCACAGCACGCGGGCACGAATTCCATTACTCATTTGCAAAAGAAACTACTGCACATAACTCGCTCTACACGGTAACAGACAGAAAAGGTATTGAAACATCAACATCCGGCTATGCTACCCGCAATACGGTCGGGTCATACGTACATCTCCACTTTGCCTCGCAACCATCCGTTGCCAAGGCCATCGTAGATGCGTGCATACGAACAAGGACTCTTCATGACTAA
- a CDS encoding MucR family transcriptional regulator — translation MESYLKEALEIVKAQASVRTMTEEEITTMVRKLAGGIKEISASCAVDDDSAGKMIDPKKAIKEKSITCVECGKSFKILTKKHLATHGLTPEEYRARCGYKKNTPLVCKSLQRERRKKMKDMRLWERRA, via the coding sequence ATGGAAAGTTATTTGAAGGAAGCTCTGGAAATTGTCAAAGCACAAGCTAGTGTACGGACAATGACAGAAGAAGAAATCACAACAATGGTTCGTAAGCTTGCTGGGGGAATTAAGGAGATCAGTGCAAGTTGTGCAGTTGATGATGATTCTGCAGGTAAAATGATTGATCCGAAAAAGGCGATTAAAGAAAAATCAATTACTTGTGTTGAATGTGGAAAGTCTTTTAAAATATTGACTAAAAAGCACCTTGCAACACATGGTCTTACTCCAGAGGAATACCGTGCACGTTGTGGATACAAGAAAAACACTCCGTTGGTTTGTAAGTCACTCCAGCGTGAGCGTCGTAAGAAAATGAAAGATATGCGGTTGTGGGAACGCAGAGCATAG
- a CDS encoding chemotaxis protein CheW translates to MLTQTSPQALKKIFTFSAGSETFGLPLHLLHEVIYPEHITRVPKAPAFMAGILTYGSETISVLDLSKKLCLAAPSIRVHHPAIIINTSIEDETMQLALLVERFGKIVQYKPSETIKRKNIPFKSSSAKLSHQGQNSAAYVQSREAIRKFVSEELYRAGVRIRLLNETTLFSKEELT, encoded by the coding sequence ATGCTTACTCAGACCAGTCCACAGGCGTTAAAAAAAATATTCACTTTTTCTGCCGGTTCCGAAACGTTCGGACTTCCGCTGCATCTCCTGCATGAAGTCATCTATCCAGAACACATTACCAGAGTCCCCAAAGCACCTGCTTTTATGGCGGGCATCCTGACCTATGGTTCTGAAACGATTTCCGTGCTGGATTTAAGCAAAAAACTTTGCCTTGCAGCACCATCCATCCGCGTTCATCATCCGGCTATCATCATCAATACTAGTATCGAAGATGAAACAATGCAATTAGCTTTACTTGTTGAGAGATTTGGCAAAATCGTCCAATACAAACCCTCTGAAACAATCAAGCGAAAGAACATTCCATTCAAGTCAAGCTCTGCAAAATTAAGCCATCAAGGGCAAAATTCAGCAGCATATGTACAGTCCAGAGAAGCAATCCGGAAGTTTGTAAGTGAAGAGCTCTACAGAGCAGGAGTCAGGATTCGTCTTTTAAATGAAACCACCCTCTTTTCAAAAGAAGAACTGACATGA
- a CDS encoding cytochrome c3 family protein, with protein MPTRYFPIAILTAILIAVACYGFLRPAETAAVPMRVLLENSAGMVVFDHAKHVDEYGESCVACHHELADEVDDDGNLPEDAEATPCSDCHSKVSDDPDVPSLMDAYHQSCMGCHEELGAGPYTKDQCNQCHFK; from the coding sequence TTGCCAACGAGATACTTTCCAATCGCAATACTCACTGCGATTCTTATTGCCGTTGCGTGCTACGGCTTTTTGCGTCCCGCAGAGACTGCGGCCGTTCCTATGCGTGTGCTGTTAGAAAACAGCGCAGGTATGGTTGTCTTTGACCATGCCAAACACGTTGATGAGTACGGCGAGAGTTGTGTGGCCTGCCATCATGAACTTGCAGATGAAGTTGATGATGACGGCAACCTGCCGGAAGACGCTGAAGCTACCCCATGTAGCGACTGCCATTCTAAAGTTTCTGACGATCCGGATGTACCTAGTTTGATGGATGCGTACCATCAGTCTTGTATGGGTTGCCATGAAGAACTCGGTGCTGGTCCTTATACTAAAGATCAGTGTAACCAGTGTCATTTCAAATAG
- a CDS encoding 4Fe-4S dicluster domain-containing protein — translation MNKNIFILTHGDTGAFETGSVPFEVRIPLNGHGKKSVKKKAEVYPGLLVADHKNDKIGDMHSGITGVVTEVTETQVIIKAQELAAPAEGEEPKPTGVEPVDLASLEGEELQAALKGLGVDIRPFIRRCDLLILNALNPEPGITYAESMLVHAKSTINAGLDMLKRLSPASRTVVALPTGSTAAFDGSDVAFIEPAYPNSLDELVVAKITGKEIMKGVNVVSLHMLYNLGAVAESGMPLTHTVVCVEGKNIVAPIGTPVGALLKDASIEVTDSDTVIMGGPMRGEATGDLNKGISKDTNALFVMPAGSTAPISDHACFSCGACIQHCPSRIQPNMISRYVEFNELDFCRQENINACMECGLCTYYCPARRPMLQYIRLGKHKIALEESQVAACALQVEE, via the coding sequence ATGAATAAGAATATTTTCATTCTGACTCATGGGGACACAGGAGCATTTGAGACTGGTTCAGTTCCTTTCGAAGTGCGTATCCCCCTCAATGGACATGGTAAAAAATCGGTAAAGAAGAAAGCTGAAGTATATCCTGGGCTTCTTGTGGCTGATCACAAGAACGATAAAATTGGTGATATGCATTCCGGCATTACCGGTGTTGTAACAGAAGTTACAGAAACTCAAGTCATCATTAAAGCACAGGAGCTTGCTGCTCCGGCGGAAGGTGAAGAGCCTAAACCAACGGGTGTGGAGCCGGTAGACCTTGCTTCATTGGAAGGTGAAGAGCTTCAGGCTGCGCTTAAAGGATTGGGCGTAGATATCCGTCCGTTCATTAGGCGCTGTGATTTGCTTATTCTGAATGCGTTGAACCCGGAACCGGGTATCACCTACGCAGAAAGCATGCTTGTACATGCAAAAAGCACCATCAATGCCGGCCTTGATATGCTCAAGCGGCTGTCGCCTGCTTCACGGACCGTAGTGGCTCTACCTACGGGTTCTACAGCAGCTTTTGATGGTTCAGATGTTGCCTTTATCGAACCTGCATACCCAAACAGTCTTGATGAGCTTGTTGTTGCCAAAATTACAGGCAAAGAAATCATGAAGGGTGTTAATGTTGTCAGCCTGCATATGCTCTACAACCTTGGCGCTGTTGCCGAAAGCGGTATGCCGCTGACACATACAGTTGTTTGTGTGGAAGGCAAAAACATTGTTGCTCCTATTGGAACCCCTGTGGGTGCGTTGTTGAAAGATGCTTCAATTGAAGTGACGGACAGCGATACTGTTATCATGGGTGGTCCAATGCGTGGTGAAGCCACAGGCGATTTGAACAAAGGTATTAGCAAAGATACTAATGCATTGTTCGTTATGCCTGCAGGTTCTACAGCGCCAATTTCCGATCATGCCTGTTTTAGCTGTGGCGCATGCATTCAGCATTGTCCGTCACGTATTCAGCCGAACATGATTTCACGCTACGTTGAATTCAACGAGCTTGATTTCTGTCGTCAGGAAAACATTAACGCATGTATGGAATGCGGACTGTGTACATACTACTGTCCGGCTCGTCGTCCGATGCTTCAATACATCCGCCTTGGAAAACATAAAATAGCCCTTGAAGAATCACAGGTTGCCGCTTGTGCTCTTCAGGTTGAAGAGTAG
- a CDS encoding RnfABCDGE type electron transport complex subunit D, with the protein MAKQSLPTAPFLKVASAPHMHCGVSIKGMMSTILVALLPAAAGAIYWYGMEAVRVMALSIATAVIVEALCARIMEKEIRVDDFHAVVTGLLFAFILPAGAEWWLVVAGSAITMILGKMLWGNLGGAPINAIAVGWAFCVVSWPVQMNVDATMLNTILVNPLSQLKYFGIDYIADISMTDHLMGNQLGTLGAVQVGAILLGGIVLLARRIITWEIPVATVASLLVVGGIYYSIDPTLYASPLFHLFTGSTMLAVFFLLPDFTSSPNTRGGKIVFGLMAGFLIILIRTYGQYPDGVLFAVLLANMITPLCDMIKPKPFGAR; encoded by the coding sequence ATGGCGAAACAATCTTTGCCCACCGCTCCATTCCTGAAGGTTGCCTCTGCACCGCATATGCATTGTGGTGTATCCATCAAGGGAATGATGAGCACAATTCTGGTCGCACTGCTTCCGGCAGCTGCCGGCGCAATATACTGGTATGGAATGGAAGCTGTTCGCGTTATGGCACTGTCTATTGCTACAGCTGTTATTGTTGAAGCGCTTTGCGCCAGAATAATGGAAAAGGAAATACGTGTTGATGACTTTCATGCAGTCGTAACCGGTTTATTGTTTGCGTTTATCCTGCCTGCTGGTGCCGAATGGTGGCTGGTAGTGGCTGGTTCTGCAATAACAATGATTCTTGGTAAAATGCTTTGGGGTAACTTAGGCGGCGCGCCTATTAATGCCATCGCAGTTGGCTGGGCATTCTGCGTTGTATCATGGCCGGTTCAGATGAATGTTGATGCTACCATGCTGAATACCATTTTGGTGAATCCGCTTTCTCAGCTTAAGTATTTTGGTATTGATTATATCGCAGATATTTCAATGACCGATCATCTTATGGGTAACCAGCTCGGCACTCTCGGTGCAGTGCAGGTTGGTGCGATTCTTCTTGGTGGTATTGTTCTGCTGGCACGACGTATCATCACATGGGAAATTCCTGTGGCAACAGTGGCTTCTCTTCTGGTTGTCGGTGGTATTTACTATTCAATTGATCCGACACTGTATGCGAGTCCGCTGTTCCACTTGTTTACCGGTTCTACCATGCTTGCAGTCTTCTTCCTGCTTCCGGACTTTACCTCTTCCCCTAACACACGTGGTGGTAAAATCGTATTCGGACTTATGGCCGGTTTCCTTATCATACTCATTCGCACATACGGTCAGTACCCTGATGGTGTTTTGTTTGCGGTCTTGCTTGCAAACATGATTACTCCGCTTTGTGATATGATTAAGCCTAAACCGTTCGGAGCGAGGTAA
- the rnfG gene encoding RnfABCDGE type electron transport complex subunit G, whose translation MREILKMIVVLTCISGIAGFALSSLKQMTAPTIELQLLTFVQGPSLKQVLPDYTNDPVQERKKFTNPLTNKPVNVFPLKVDGELKAVAIEGFGGGYGDNIGVMVGFNLEDNKLVGIGITTMKETPGLGTRIAEPDFRAQFSGISGEEAQLKSQGGAIDAISGATISSGGTVAAVQDAGNIYSALKEEILKAFK comes from the coding sequence ATGCGTGAAATCTTAAAGATGATCGTTGTGTTGACCTGCATCAGTGGTATCGCAGGCTTTGCGTTATCTTCTCTCAAGCAGATGACCGCACCGACCATTGAATTGCAGTTGCTTACATTCGTACAGGGTCCTTCCCTGAAACAGGTACTGCCTGACTATACGAATGATCCTGTGCAGGAACGTAAAAAGTTCACAAATCCTCTTACCAACAAGCCTGTTAACGTATTCCCGCTTAAAGTAGATGGCGAGCTTAAAGCCGTTGCAATCGAAGGTTTCGGCGGCGGTTACGGTGACAATATTGGCGTTATGGTTGGGTTCAACCTAGAAGACAATAAGCTTGTTGGTATCGGCATAACCACAATGAAAGAAACCCCGGGACTCGGAACCCGCATTGCAGAGCCAGATTTTCGCGCTCAGTTCAGCGGTATTTCTGGAGAGGAGGCTCAACTGAAGTCTCAAGGTGGTGCGATTGACGCCATTTCCGGCGCAACCATTTCTTCCGGTGGTACTGTGGCTGCGGTTCAAGATGCTGGTAACATTTACAGCGCCTTGAAAGAAGAGATTCTGAAAGCCTTTAAATAG
- the rsxE gene encoding electron transport complex subunit RsxE — protein sequence MAGMWKEFSKGLWAELPPFRLLLGLCPTLAVTTTAENGFGMGMAVVFVITLSSFLVSLIRKIIPKKVRIACYITIAASLVVSVELLMQAYAYPLYQQLGIFVPLIVVNCLILGRAEAFAGKNPVHMAVADGLGMGIGFTLSLTFLGAVRELFGTGTVFGVEIMGASFEPVKFMVAAPGAFVALGLILAGMNFLSIVQAKRRGEPVPENPSTGCHACRACAAGFKK from the coding sequence ATGGCCGGCATGTGGAAAGAGTTTTCCAAAGGCTTGTGGGCGGAGCTTCCACCGTTCCGACTCCTGCTTGGTCTGTGTCCGACTCTTGCGGTTACAACCACAGCAGAAAACGGTTTCGGTATGGGGATGGCGGTAGTATTCGTTATCACTCTGTCTAGTTTTCTTGTTTCGTTGATCCGTAAGATCATACCTAAAAAAGTTCGAATTGCCTGTTACATTACCATTGCTGCATCTCTTGTAGTATCCGTGGAATTGTTGATGCAGGCATACGCTTATCCTTTATATCAGCAGCTCGGTATCTTTGTACCTCTGATTGTTGTTAACTGCCTTATTCTTGGCAGAGCGGAAGCATTTGCTGGTAAGAACCCTGTTCATATGGCTGTTGCAGACGGCCTTGGCATGGGAATCGGTTTTACACTGTCTCTTACCTTCCTTGGTGCTGTTCGCGAACTGTTCGGTACCGGCACAGTGTTCGGTGTTGAAATTATGGGTGCATCATTCGAGCCGGTTAAATTCATGGTTGCAGCACCGGGGGCGTTTGTCGCTCTTGGCCTTATCCTCGCAGGCATGAACTTCTTGAGTATTGTCCAGGCTAAACGTCGTGGTGAGCCTGTTCCTGAAAATCCTTCCACAGGTTGTCATGCTTGTCGTGCCTGTGCAGCTGGCTTTAAGAAATAG
- a CDS encoding electron transport complex protein RnfA produces the protein MDYFLMFISAIFVNNIVLAQYLGQCPYLGCSKEKGVSLGMGGAVIFVMVIATPLTWLIQEYVLLPLELGYLQTIMFILVIASLVQLVEMFLKKSIPPLYNALGIFLPLITTNCAVLGVAILVQRKEFDLGLSMFYSFASGLGFLLALVLLAAIRERLEVTHLPKSMQGVPAALVMAGIMSLSFMAFKGMIS, from the coding sequence ATGGATTATTTCCTGATGTTTATCTCCGCGATCTTTGTTAACAACATCGTTCTTGCCCAATATCTGGGACAGTGCCCGTACCTTGGCTGCTCCAAGGAAAAGGGTGTGTCTCTGGGCATGGGCGGCGCGGTTATCTTTGTTATGGTTATTGCAACCCCGCTGACATGGCTTATTCAGGAGTATGTGCTTCTTCCGCTTGAGCTCGGCTATTTGCAGACCATTATGTTTATTCTTGTTATCGCTTCACTCGTGCAGCTTGTTGAGATGTTCCTGAAGAAATCCATCCCGCCGCTTTACAACGCATTGGGTATTTTTCTTCCGCTCATTACAACAAACTGTGCGGTGCTAGGTGTGGCAATTCTGGTTCAGCGTAAAGAATTCGACCTCGGCCTTTCCATGTTCTACTCATTTGCTTCGGGCTTAGGTTTCTTGCTTGCTCTTGTGCTACTTGCCGCTATTCGCGAACGGCTGGAAGTTACCCATCTGCCAAAGTCCATGCAGGGTGTACCTGCTGCGCTGGTGATGGCTGGTATCATGTCTCTGTCCTTCATGGCCTTTAAGGGCATGATCTCTTAG
- the rnfB gene encoding RnfABCDGE type electron transport complex subunit B encodes MVVTSVLSLLALGFFCAVVLSAASRVFYVEEDPRVEAICEALPGANCGGCGYAGCEAYAIAVITDPDVSAGLCCAGGADVSIAVAELSGKSAGGDDPEISFRRCVKDQGKVEKKFEYQGVQSCTAAGLLEDGADACKYSCLGYGDCVKACPFDAMYIANDLVVIDPDKCVACGACINVCPNQVLEMIPRRARVQVFCSTQDKMKAVMNVCEAGCINCMKCVKKCPAKAISQVNGQIRIDQAACLAYGPDCEEACVDACPRDILRLMCPVGISAKAQEAAAAKKAAEVAQAAEAEKPQPNA; translated from the coding sequence ATGGTTGTGACATCTGTCCTTTCATTGCTAGCTCTGGGCTTTTTCTGTGCGGTTGTGCTCTCTGCAGCATCCCGTGTCTTCTATGTGGAAGAAGATCCAAGAGTAGAGGCAATATGCGAAGCGCTTCCGGGTGCTAACTGCGGTGGTTGTGGCTATGCAGGTTGTGAAGCATACGCTATCGCCGTAATTACCGATCCGGATGTATCTGCTGGCTTGTGTTGTGCAGGTGGTGCAGACGTTTCCATTGCAGTTGCAGAACTCTCCGGCAAGTCTGCCGGTGGCGATGATCCGGAAATTTCCTTCCGTCGTTGCGTGAAGGATCAAGGTAAAGTTGAAAAGAAATTTGAGTATCAGGGGGTGCAGTCCTGTACGGCCGCCGGCCTGTTGGAAGACGGCGCTGATGCTTGTAAATATTCCTGTCTTGGCTACGGCGACTGCGTTAAAGCCTGTCCGTTTGATGCCATGTACATTGCAAATGATCTGGTTGTGATTGATCCTGATAAGTGCGTGGCTTGTGGCGCATGTATCAACGTTTGCCCAAATCAGGTTCTTGAAATGATTCCGCGTCGCGCACGTGTTCAGGTTTTCTGTTCTACTCAGGACAAAATGAAAGCTGTTATGAACGTGTGTGAAGCTGGCTGTATTAACTGCATGAAGTGCGTGAAGAAATGTCCTGCAAAGGCTATTTCTCAAGTTAACGGTCAAATCAGAATTGATCAGGCTGCATGTCTTGCCTACGGTCCTGACTGTGAAGAAGCATGTGTTGATGCGTGTCCGCGTGATATTCTGCGCTTAATGTGTCCAGTAGGTATTTCCGCTAAGGCTCAGGAAGCAGCAGCGGCTAAAAAAGCTGCTGAAGTTGCTCAAGCCGCAGAAGCAGAAAAACCACAGCCTAACGCCTAA
- a CDS encoding FAD:protein FMN transferase produces the protein MTTSRRQFLQACGVLGLGAAVTGVPAVASAARVGNEYKVQETRFMMGTVVTITALHPSKQLGEEAIGRSFEEITRLEALLSRYRSDSPVSVLNRDGRLSGIPQELADVVRNARLISKLSDKAFDVTIKPVVDLYKEKANRNGKMELSKAEFEEALSLVDADSLVQKRDSIRLNREGMGITLDGIAKGYIVDKASAVLAAYGAKNHMINAGGDIRTMGEKVGSKPWVVAVQDPEKKGNYPAVIQMTTGALATSGGYEVFYDKHHMYHHLVSPQSGMSPNNVASVSILAPSVMEADALATAAFIMQSRRGLQFVEALNGREALFVTKNGMKLSTTYFG, from the coding sequence ATGACTACTTCTCGTCGACAGTTCCTGCAGGCTTGCGGTGTGCTCGGTCTTGGTGCCGCTGTAACCGGCGTGCCAGCAGTAGCGTCTGCCGCCCGTGTGGGTAACGAATACAAAGTGCAGGAAACCCGTTTTATGATGGGTACTGTGGTAACTATTACTGCGTTGCACCCTTCCAAGCAGCTTGGTGAGGAAGCAATTGGACGCAGTTTTGAGGAGATTACTCGTCTTGAGGCCCTTCTCAGCCGTTACCGCAGCGATTCCCCTGTTTCTGTATTGAACAGAGATGGACGGCTTTCCGGCATTCCACAGGAACTTGCAGACGTTGTGCGTAATGCACGTTTAATCAGCAAGCTTTCTGATAAAGCATTTGATGTAACCATTAAGCCGGTTGTTGATCTCTACAAGGAGAAAGCAAACCGTAACGGTAAGATGGAACTTTCAAAAGCAGAGTTTGAAGAAGCGCTCTCTCTTGTAGATGCTGATTCACTTGTTCAGAAACGTGATTCTATTCGCCTGAACCGCGAAGGAATGGGGATTACTCTGGATGGCATTGCAAAAGGGTACATTGTGGATAAAGCGTCTGCAGTTCTTGCTGCATACGGTGCTAAAAACCACATGATTAACGCTGGTGGCGATATCCGCACTATGGGTGAAAAAGTCGGCAGCAAGCCTTGGGTTGTTGCTGTGCAGGACCCTGAAAAGAAAGGTAACTACCCAGCGGTTATTCAGATGACCACAGGCGCACTTGCTACTTCCGGTGGGTACGAAGTGTTCTACGATAAGCACCACATGTATCACCATCTGGTAAGCCCACAGTCCGGCATGAGTCCTAACAACGTGGCATCCGTATCTATTTTGGCTCCAAGTGTGATGGAAGCGGACGCACTGGCAACAGCTGCCTTCATTATGCAGTCTCGTCGCGGTCTTCAGTTTGTTGAAGCGCTTAATGGACGCGAAGCACTTTTTGTAACAAAGAATGGTATGAAGTTGAGTACAACTTACTTTGGCTAG